A single region of the Silene latifolia isolate original U9 population chromosome 8, ASM4854445v1, whole genome shotgun sequence genome encodes:
- the LOC141594871 gene encoding uncharacterized protein LOC141594871 yields MEKVSVMPIWILFPDLDPYLWSSAVLSKMSSKIGRPMFADIPTTNKEKLSFARVMIEVDIAGHLPLEISLNTPFGPSTQRVEYEWIPHYCQGCEKMGHMLKTCKKKQPQELKKSLLSKSGQQQDPPCMLGGTPATSVVIPDSVVTKVGSAGSEPIPQVTSDSVSLSEQVGMHSECSKKGTLCSPQIALKRGVTILLVPQFTSENAFASLATLEEGELDASHTLHSLANSGSKSVQSAPQQQNVSPCLLGDTPASSGVIFDSIVPAGSSAQALESSSLPDSAGVHSRCSKKGQLCTPQIALKRGATTEPTVVPMIVPHSLATQEVDEHAASQLLATQVPVDTIPTSQEGVLVDRGKPVTVLGDGNPPDKVEDLPSSGCEMSWTNKQETGTRVWSKLDRALGNPSWMNQFPATSANFLASRVSDHSPIVVTVLQDHKRPSAFSFLNCWIEDPSYDTIVQEAWHQPVSGSNTFKFFEQLKNVRKALKSLHGKTYNGITTKTDVLPLDTSFLQQGNCVLPTHMKALTKPVTREEIRQALFDMDPDKSPGPDGFSSAFFKHSWALIGDAFCKAVNAFFVSGRMSKQVQVAVQHWSSKLLSYAGKVQLLSSVVFGLENFWCSSGLLPKSIIKLMDQMCKKNFWGIGLSHRKLVPKSWKSICSPREEGGFGIKELLSWNKALVSKWVWKLTLPPNGIWCNWNTTYPLHNGTIWDISARDYFSESLNSIIAVKNELIHATGSQAAAQTLLHSWCTNGQFHTHLAYNWFRPKFAVNTMLRLPFGKAVEPKKAIIASLALQKRLTTALWGGMLAWMKISGRSNCYIAEFKWCAGKKTKKHWKHTWFVSCLVGTLYAI; encoded by the exons ATGGAAAAGGTTTCTGTTATGCCCATTTGGATCCTCTTCCCTGATCTTGACCCATATCTCTGGTCTAGTGCTGTGCTTAGCAAGATGTCTAGCAAAATAGGAAGGCCAATGTTTGCAGACATACCTACCACTAACAAGGAAAAGTTATCCTTTGCAAGAGTCATGATAGAGGTGGATATTGCAGGGCACCTTCCTCTTGAAATTAGTTTGAATACCCCCTTTGGTCCTTCTACTCAAAGGGTGGAGTATGAGTGGATCCCCCACTACTGTCAAGGATGTGAAAAGATGGGTCATATGCTTAAAACCTGCAAGAAAAAGCAGCCACAGGAGTTGAAAAAGTCCTTACTGTCAAAATCTGGACAACAACAGGACCCCCCTTGCATGCTAGGTGGTACCCCAGCTACTTCTGTAGTGATTCCTGATTCTGTGGTCACTAAGGTGGGCTCTGCTGGGTCTGAACCTATCCCACAAGTGACCTCAGACTCTGTTTCACTATCAGAACAAGTTGGAATGCACTCAGAATGCAGCAAGAAGGGCACATTGTGTTCAcctcaaatagccttgaagagaggTGTCACAATTCTGCTAGTCCCACAATTTACCTCTGAGAATGCTTTTGCATCTCTGGCCACTCTTGAGGAAGGAGAACTTGATGCTTCTCACACTTTGCACTCTTTGGCTAACTCTGGTTCTAAATCTGTTCAGTCTGCTCCACAACAACAGAATGTCTCCCCTTGTTTGCTAGGTGATACCCCAGCCTCTTCTGGAGTGATCTTTGATTCTATAGTGCCTGCTGGGAGTTCAGCACAGGCATTGGAGTCCTCTTCACTTCCAGATTCTGCTGGAGTTCACTCCAGATGCAGCAAGAAGGGCCAGTTGTGCACAcctcaaatagccttgaagagaggTGCCACTACTGAGCCAACTGTTGTTCCCATGATTGTCCCTCATTCTTTAGCTACTCAGGAGGTAGATGAACATGCTGCCTCTCAGTTATTGGCTACACAGGTGCCAGTTGATACAATCCCTACATCTCAGGAAGGAGTTCTTGTGGATAGGGGTAAACCAGTAACTGTTTTAGGGGATGGCAATCCACCTGATAAAG TGGAGGACCTTCCTAGCTCTGGTTGTGAAATGTCTTGGACTAACAAGCAGGAAACTGGGACCAGAGTTTGGTCAAAATTGGATAGAGCTTTGGGAAATCCCTCCTGGATGAATCAATTTCCGGCCACTTCTGCTAATTTCCTTGCTTCTAGAGTTTCTGATCACTCTCCCATTGTGGTTACTGTTCTTCAGGATCACAAAAGGCCTTCTGCGTTTAGTTTCCTTAACTGCTGGATTGAGGATCCCAGCTATGACACCATTGTTCAGGAAGCTTGGCATCAACCTGTTTCTGGCTCTAATACTTTCAAATTTTTTGAGCAGCTCAAGAATGTCAGGAAAGCTCTCAAGTCCCTTCATGGGAAAACTTATAATGGCATCACCACCAAG ACTGATGTCCTCCCTCTGGATACTTCTTTTCTTCAGCAGGGTAATTGTGTCTTGCCTACTCATATGAAGGCCCTGACTAAACCTGTTACTAGGGAGGAAATTAGGCAGGCTCTCTTTGACATGGACCCTGACAAAAGTCCTGGACCTGATGGTTTCTCTTCTGCCTTCTTTAAGCACAGTTGGGCATTGATTGGTGATGCCTTCTGCAAAGCTGTAAATGCCTTCTTTGTTTCTGGAAGAATGAGTAAGCAG GTTCAAGTTGCTGTGCAACATTGGTCCTCTAAACTGCTTTCTTATGCTGGTAAAGTTCAGCTACTTTCCTCTGTGGTTTTTGGTCTCGAAAATTTCTGGTGCTCCAGTGGCCTCTTGCCCAAGAGCATTATTAAACTCATGGATCAGATGTGTAAAAAAAATTTCTGGGGGATTGGACTTTCACATAGGAAACTGGTCCCTAAAAGCTGGAAGAGCATCTGCTCACCCAGAGAAGAGGGTGGTTTTGGGATCAAAGAGCTCCTCTCCTGGAACAAAGCTTTGGTTTCTAAATGGGTTTGGAAACTGACCCTCCCTCCTAATGGTATTTGGTGCAACTGGAATACTACTTATCCATTGCATAATGGTACCATCTGGGATATATCTGCTAGAGACTATTTTTCTGAGAGTCTGAATAGTATCATTGCTGTTAAAAATGAACTTATTCATGCTACTGGCTCTCAGGCTGCTGCTCAGACTCTCTTACACAGCTGGTGTACTAATGGCCAATTTCATACTCATCTTGCCTATAACTGGTTCAGGCCGAAGTTTGCAGTTAATACTATGCTCAGGCTCCCCTTTGGTAAAGCTGTAGAACCAAAGAAGGCTATTATAGCTTCTCTAGCTCTGCAGAAGCGCCTCACCACT GCCTTATGGGGAGGTATGCTTGCTTGGATGAAGATCTCTGGCCGTAGTAACTGCTACATAGCAGAATTCAAATGGTGCGCTGGAAAGAAGACTAAAAAACATTGGAAGCATACTTGGTTTGTTAGCTGTTTGGTTGGCACTCTCTATGCTATTTGA